In Aquimarina sp. TRL1, a single window of DNA contains:
- a CDS encoding peptide MFS transporter, whose protein sequence is MADTVKAAHQKELFGHPVGLFVLFFTEMWERFSYYGMRGLLVLYIATSATANDPGLGWTTKDALWLYGWYTMLVYVMSIPGGIIADKWLGQKKTVMLGGLLLCLGHGVLAIPTSTAFFGGLALVILGVGCLKPNISTMVGGLYKEGDIRRDKGFTLFYIGINLGAFLAGIIVGIVAAKYGWHWGFGLAGIGMVLGQIVYMWGQKYLVGVGDFIGAKESVNKEAAKKPLTKIEKDRVIVLLISFLIVIVFWGAFEQAGGLMNLYTDVKVNRVTGFGGPEWLQEIPAAVFQSLNAGYIIIFGTVIAGFWVWWRKKGKESSSLFKMAIGTIIMGLGFVFMMFASKEAAAENFGKAAMFWIFMAYLFHTIGELCASPVALSFITKLAPVKYASIMMGIYFACTGFGNKLAGAIGESSQLEPYEGKMIANKEVVYSFVNKAEYTKEVDGKEITEKDYAINRDKNFEIRAALYPQGDKVEFADYEKGTSLNSLFVLGNSEGHNTSSQLLAYLKENNVTKENPYHAKLLFEKDEEKAKIEANKGDGKDYSVSFKIEEEQNALEYNIFTIITVFTVAFGLLLIVFLKKLKVLTHGAEDNERDLRNEEAEGFELADN, encoded by the coding sequence ATGGCAGATACAGTTAAAGCAGCTCATCAAAAAGAGCTATTTGGGCATCCGGTAGGATTGTTCGTACTATTCTTTACGGAAATGTGGGAACGATTCTCTTACTATGGAATGAGAGGACTTCTAGTGTTGTACATTGCAACTTCGGCTACGGCGAATGATCCGGGACTGGGTTGGACGACAAAAGATGCACTGTGGTTGTATGGGTGGTATACCATGTTAGTATACGTGATGTCTATTCCAGGTGGAATTATAGCAGATAAATGGCTGGGGCAGAAAAAAACGGTGATGCTGGGAGGATTGTTGTTGTGTTTAGGACATGGGGTATTAGCGATTCCGACAAGTACCGCTTTCTTTGGAGGACTGGCTTTGGTAATTCTTGGTGTAGGGTGCTTGAAACCCAATATTTCTACGATGGTAGGAGGATTGTATAAAGAAGGAGATATTCGAAGAGATAAAGGATTTACGCTTTTTTATATAGGGATTAACCTTGGAGCCTTTTTAGCCGGGATTATTGTAGGAATTGTAGCGGCAAAATACGGTTGGCACTGGGGATTCGGTTTAGCAGGAATCGGAATGGTTCTGGGACAAATCGTATACATGTGGGGACAGAAATATTTAGTAGGAGTAGGTGATTTTATTGGAGCAAAAGAATCTGTAAATAAAGAAGCAGCAAAAAAACCATTGACCAAAATAGAAAAAGATCGGGTAATTGTATTATTGATTTCTTTCTTGATTGTAATTGTTTTTTGGGGAGCATTTGAGCAGGCAGGAGGATTGATGAACCTGTATACAGATGTAAAAGTAAATAGAGTTACCGGATTTGGAGGACCAGAATGGTTACAAGAAATACCAGCAGCTGTATTCCAATCGCTAAATGCAGGATATATTATCATTTTTGGAACTGTAATAGCCGGATTTTGGGTATGGTGGCGTAAAAAAGGAAAAGAGTCATCTTCCCTGTTTAAAATGGCAATCGGAACAATCATTATGGGACTAGGTTTTGTATTTATGATGTTTGCTTCTAAAGAAGCTGCTGCAGAGAATTTTGGGAAAGCTGCAATGTTTTGGATTTTTATGGCTTATTTATTCCACACTATTGGAGAGCTATGCGCTTCGCCGGTAGCCTTATCATTTATAACTAAGTTAGCTCCTGTGAAATACGCTTCAATTATGATGGGAATATATTTTGCATGTACCGGGTTTGGAAATAAACTGGCAGGAGCAATTGGGGAATCTTCTCAATTAGAACCATATGAAGGAAAGATGATCGCAAATAAAGAAGTTGTGTATTCTTTTGTAAATAAAGCCGAGTATACCAAAGAAGTAGATGGTAAAGAAATTACTGAAAAAGATTATGCGATTAATCGTGATAAAAACTTTGAAATAAGAGCAGCATTATACCCACAGGGTGATAAAGTAGAATTTGCGGATTATGAGAAAGGAACCTCTTTAAATTCGTTGTTTGTTCTGGGTAACTCAGAAGGACATAATACGAGTTCTCAGCTATTAGCGTACTTAAAAGAAAATAATGTAACAAAAGAAAACCCATATCACGCTAAGTTGTTATTCGAAAAAGATGAAGAAAAGGCTAAAATAGAAGCGAATAAAGGGGATGGAAAAGATTATAGCGTTTCATTTAAAATAGAAGAAGAACAAAATGCGTTAGAGTATAACATATTTACGATAATTACCGTATTTACAGTTGCTTTTGGATTGTTATTGATAGTATTCCTGAAAAAACTAAAGGTATTGACGCATGGGGCAGAAGATAATGAGAGAGATTTGAGAAACGAAGAAGCAGAAGGATTCGAATTAGCTGATAACTAA
- a CDS encoding C40 family peptidase translates to MKKIIFLLIATSLFFSSCGSSKRSKSFASAKKTSVHKKSNKKIKSIISYAKTFNGTKYKYGGTTRRGMDCSGLIYTSFKKENVPLPRTSRSMASKGKPVSLKRISPGDLLFFRTNKNKKVINHVGLVVASGKNIQFIHASVSKGVTISSLNERYWNSCFVGARRIL, encoded by the coding sequence ATGAAAAAAATAATTTTCCTACTTATAGCAACCTCACTTTTCTTTTCTTCTTGTGGAAGTTCCAAGCGTTCTAAAAGTTTTGCTTCTGCTAAGAAAACCTCGGTTCACAAAAAGAGCAATAAGAAAATTAAAAGTATTATTTCATATGCAAAAACTTTTAATGGCACTAAATACAAGTACGGAGGAACTACCAGAAGAGGAATGGATTGCTCTGGTTTAATATACACCTCTTTTAAAAAAGAAAATGTACCCCTTCCCAGAACCTCAAGAAGCATGGCATCCAAAGGAAAACCTGTTTCCTTAAAACGAATTAGTCCGGGAGATCTTCTTTTCTTCAGAACGAATAAAAACAAAAAAGTCATTAATCATGTAGGATTAGTTGTTGCCAGTGGAAAAAACATTCAATTTATTCATGCATCAGTTTCCAAAGGAGTAACGATATCCAGCCTGAATGAGCGCTATTGGAATAGCTGCTTTGTCGGAGCCCGAAGAATTTTATGA
- a CDS encoding thioredoxin fold domain-containing protein, with translation MKNLLFIFGILISGIVSSQEINWMTMNEALAAQKKHPKKIFMDVYTDWCGPCKLLDKNTFHNEDVVNYVNKNYYAVKFNAEGTEEIHYNDFTYTNPNHNPDRKGRNSQHFFANALKINAYPSIVFFDENGKVIAPVAGYKTPQQLELFLKMIHKDDFKKLTTEEAWKAYEASFVSTFKN, from the coding sequence ATGAAAAACCTACTATTTATTTTTGGTATTTTGATTTCCGGGATAGTTTCATCTCAGGAAATTAATTGGATGACAATGAATGAGGCCTTAGCGGCGCAAAAAAAACATCCAAAGAAAATTTTTATGGATGTATACACTGATTGGTGTGGTCCTTGTAAATTGTTGGATAAAAATACATTTCATAATGAAGATGTGGTGAATTATGTAAATAAGAATTATTATGCAGTGAAATTTAATGCAGAAGGTACGGAGGAGATACATTATAATGATTTTACGTATACAAACCCAAATCACAACCCAGACAGGAAAGGGAGAAATAGTCAGCATTTCTTTGCAAATGCGTTAAAGATTAATGCGTATCCAAGTATTGTGTTTTTTGACGAAAATGGAAAAGTAATCGCTCCCGTAGCTGGGTATAAGACGCCTCAGCAATTAGAATTATTCTTAAAGATGATTCATAAAGATGATTTTAAAAAATTGACAACAGAAGAGGCATGGAAAGCATATGAGGCTTCTTTTGTGAGTACCTTCAAGAATTAG
- a CDS encoding ComEC/Rec2 family competence protein, translating into MMKLINIPFLVITLSTITGILISEYILISLKLSLLLVAICIGILYCIKIYTKRSLKKGSLFYCWTIISFSFFGIALSNIHKPTNYNHHYSNIIPDLSSQKHEIYFYVREQLRSSNYYHRYIVNIRSVDGKSASGHLLLKIIRTKENPVLIPGTSYIVYTSFSDIPFAKNPSQFDYSIYLQNKYIYHQISASYPQLIKSKEKFNLIHNYTYHLREHLIKKLEVHHFSPTQLSLIKALFLGQKQNIATSLLTDYRRAGALHILALSGLHIGILLLLLQNLLTPIHRFGKKGKYISVSLTIIFLWFFAILTGVSPSILRATVMFSFIALGTTLATKASIYNAIIISIFVILCYHPMFIYDVGFQLSYAAVLSIVLIKPRLDSLLQINGIFYRKLRDLITVPIAAQIGILPISLFYFHEFPLLFLLTNLLVIPFLGSTLLIGFIAIILVSINLLPDSIAALLGILLDGMNGIISWISSHDFAMISSIPFSGISVILTLLTIFTLFRITYKNKKTSYMFFFSSLIVLICNFNLEQRIRLNTNRLIIYHTIKNSVIGIHNGNKLVIYSSNPITSAIQKQLYSSYKTQYNIHQTTFEQLKNIYQYDDQLIMVIDSSMIYTTKKTIPDVLLLTNSPKINLERVIQTLAPKLIVADGSNYRSMVQLWQNTCIKKQVPFYNTNTKGAFILER; encoded by the coding sequence ATGATGAAACTTATTAATATCCCTTTTCTGGTTATTACACTCTCAACCATAACAGGGATTTTAATTAGTGAATATATTCTTATATCTCTCAAATTATCCTTATTACTAGTCGCCATTTGCATTGGCATTTTATACTGTATTAAAATATACACTAAGAGATCTCTAAAAAAAGGATCTCTTTTTTATTGCTGGACAATTATATCTTTTTCTTTTTTTGGTATAGCCCTCAGCAACATTCACAAACCAACAAATTACAACCATCACTATTCGAACATAATCCCAGACCTTAGTTCGCAAAAACATGAAATATACTTCTACGTACGGGAACAATTAAGATCATCCAACTACTACCATCGATATATTGTCAACATTCGTTCTGTTGACGGTAAAAGCGCATCTGGACATCTATTATTAAAAATAATCCGAACCAAAGAAAACCCTGTTCTTATCCCCGGAACTTCTTACATTGTTTACACTTCATTTTCCGACATTCCTTTTGCTAAAAACCCATCGCAGTTTGATTATAGCATCTATTTACAAAACAAATACATCTATCATCAAATCTCAGCATCTTATCCCCAATTAATTAAAAGTAAAGAAAAATTCAATCTTATTCATAACTACACCTACCACCTCAGGGAGCATCTAATAAAAAAATTAGAAGTACATCATTTCTCCCCTACACAGCTTTCACTTATCAAGGCACTATTCTTAGGGCAAAAACAAAACATAGCTACATCCTTACTTACTGATTACAGAAGAGCCGGTGCACTACACATTCTTGCTTTATCCGGATTACATATTGGAATTCTTTTGTTATTACTCCAAAATCTTTTAACACCAATACATCGGTTTGGTAAAAAAGGAAAGTATATTTCTGTCAGCCTTACTATTATTTTTCTCTGGTTTTTTGCCATTCTAACTGGTGTATCTCCCTCTATTCTCAGAGCCACTGTCATGTTTTCATTTATCGCTCTGGGCACTACACTAGCGACTAAAGCAAGTATATATAATGCTATAATTATTTCCATATTTGTGATTCTTTGTTATCACCCTATGTTTATCTATGATGTGGGATTTCAATTAAGTTATGCTGCTGTGCTTTCAATTGTACTGATTAAACCCAGGCTTGATTCTCTTCTCCAAATCAATGGTATCTTTTACAGAAAACTAAGAGATCTTATTACTGTCCCTATTGCTGCTCAAATAGGTATACTGCCAATATCATTATTTTATTTCCACGAGTTCCCTCTTTTATTCCTACTTACCAACTTATTGGTAATACCATTTCTTGGAAGCACTCTTCTTATTGGTTTTATTGCAATTATACTGGTATCTATAAACTTACTTCCCGATAGCATCGCGGCTTTATTAGGTATATTACTCGATGGAATGAACGGTATTATTTCATGGATTTCCTCTCATGATTTTGCGATGATATCCTCAATTCCTTTTTCAGGAATTTCTGTAATTCTGACCCTACTTACCATTTTTACTCTATTCCGAATCACCTATAAAAACAAAAAGACCTCTTATATGTTCTTTTTCTCAAGCCTTATTGTCCTGATCTGTAATTTTAACCTGGAACAGCGTATACGATTAAATACGAACAGGCTAATAATTTACCATACGATAAAAAACAGCGTTATTGGTATACACAATGGTAATAAACTAGTAATATACAGCAGTAATCCTATAACCTCTGCTATACAAAAGCAACTATATTCCTCTTATAAAACCCAATATAATATCCATCAAACAACCTTCGAACAATTAAAAAATATATACCAATACGATGATCAACTCATCATGGTTATAGATAGTAGTATGATATACACCACTAAAAAAACTATTCCTGATGTACTTTTATTGACAAACTCCCCTAAAATCAATTTAGAACGAGTTATCCAAACCTTAGCCCCCAAACTCATTGTTGCTGATGGATCTAATTATAGAAGCATGGTACAGTTGTGGCAAAACACTTGTATTAAAAAACAAGTTCCATTCTATAATACGAATACTAAAGGAGCCTTCATTTTAGAGCGCTAA
- a CDS encoding peptide MFS transporter, with protein MNSNITDTNDFFKDKVLGHPAGLFVLFFTEMWERFSFYGMRALLVLFFTASLFDEGWGWPREHASALFGSYVGLVYLSTMLGGYFADKIIGFRWAVVVGALLMTLGHGAMAVETPFFIYMGLGLLVFGNGFFKPNMTSIISEMYKNHQEKKDGAYTIFYMGVNAGAFFGILLCGYLGEKIGWSYGFGLAGIFMLFGLIQFWLAQNIFGDIGLKPKKEEQTKVSTSEEDNDKRVPFSKGQLVLITICSALGILWILNDPAAKISEGAFNIFDFQMLGLEGNNFVILTALVLFLGLLIYRLTKYSQLTKEKLIAVTFFAFLTIFFWAIFEQSPNTLTVFAKDYTDRVLEGTSAYIFKVINTLIAIVPLGIITWVLWLLFKQTFAKYKWSNIILATSFVIVWGVTIWMISNEFKASSYNVTYSNVNGKTEEVKIISSEAYKENDVIKIKDIQSLSIYDQKEASNGNNKIENGYLIDGKGNQVGECLAAKVVGFSKEPKPGAFGTTVNNVDVVITNSLGESVSKKVKISSEEKGELNVGDEILVKIAHSIKYDLNQTSQTTATISSVNSAVEIPASWFSILNSLFIIAFAPLFSKWWESKYNPSANMKYGIGMFLLAIGMACVAFGANGIEPGAKTASVSIIWLILVYLFHTMGELCISPVGLSYVSKLVPARMIAFMFGVWYLAVAIGMKGAGKFGENIDKIADTEGISYFFWMLTIVSVVVGAISILFEPIIKKLMHGVR; from the coding sequence ATGAACTCGAATATTACAGATACGAATGACTTTTTCAAGGATAAAGTTTTAGGTCACCCGGCAGGACTGTTTGTGCTGTTTTTTACAGAAATGTGGGAGCGTTTTTCCTTTTATGGAATGCGAGCTCTTTTAGTATTGTTTTTTACAGCATCATTATTTGATGAAGGTTGGGGATGGCCTAGAGAACATGCTTCGGCATTGTTTGGCTCGTATGTTGGGCTGGTTTATCTTTCTACAATGCTAGGGGGGTATTTTGCAGATAAGATAATAGGATTTCGTTGGGCAGTTGTCGTTGGAGCACTCTTGATGACCTTAGGGCATGGAGCAATGGCAGTAGAAACCCCATTTTTTATATATATGGGATTAGGACTACTGGTATTTGGGAATGGTTTTTTTAAACCAAATATGACTTCAATTATTTCTGAAATGTATAAGAACCATCAAGAGAAAAAAGATGGAGCGTATACGATTTTTTATATGGGAGTGAATGCAGGAGCATTTTTTGGTATTTTACTTTGCGGATATCTGGGAGAAAAAATCGGATGGAGTTACGGGTTTGGATTAGCAGGAATCTTTATGCTTTTTGGACTTATTCAATTTTGGCTGGCGCAGAATATTTTTGGAGATATCGGATTAAAACCAAAGAAGGAAGAACAAACAAAAGTATCAACATCAGAAGAAGATAATGATAAACGGGTGCCTTTTTCAAAAGGACAATTAGTGCTTATTACAATTTGTAGTGCTCTGGGAATTTTATGGATTTTGAATGATCCGGCAGCTAAAATATCAGAAGGAGCTTTTAATATTTTTGATTTTCAAATGTTAGGGCTGGAAGGAAACAACTTTGTGATTCTAACTGCGCTTGTTTTGTTTTTAGGGCTGTTAATATATAGGTTGACAAAGTATTCTCAGTTGACAAAAGAAAAGCTAATAGCAGTTACTTTTTTTGCATTTCTTACCATTTTCTTTTGGGCAATTTTCGAACAATCACCGAATACACTGACGGTTTTCGCTAAAGATTATACAGATAGAGTACTAGAAGGAACTTCAGCATATATTTTCAAAGTGATAAACACGCTTATAGCCATAGTGCCTTTAGGGATAATTACCTGGGTATTGTGGTTGTTGTTTAAACAAACCTTTGCGAAATATAAATGGTCGAATATTATTTTGGCTACTAGTTTTGTAATTGTCTGGGGAGTTACTATCTGGATGATCTCTAATGAATTTAAAGCATCTTCCTATAACGTTACTTATAGCAATGTTAACGGGAAAACAGAAGAGGTAAAAATAATTTCTTCAGAAGCATATAAAGAAAATGATGTTATAAAAATAAAGGATATCCAAAGTCTCTCTATTTATGACCAGAAAGAGGCATCTAATGGAAATAATAAAATAGAGAATGGATACCTGATTGATGGGAAAGGAAATCAAGTAGGAGAATGCCTTGCAGCTAAAGTTGTAGGATTCTCTAAAGAACCAAAACCAGGTGCTTTTGGAACAACAGTTAATAATGTAGATGTGGTTATTACTAATAGCCTAGGAGAATCTGTTTCTAAAAAAGTTAAGATTTCTTCTGAAGAGAAGGGTGAATTAAATGTGGGAGACGAGATATTGGTCAAAATTGCGCATTCGATTAAATATGACCTAAACCAAACTTCGCAAACAACCGCTACCATTTCATCTGTCAATAGTGCGGTAGAAATTCCTGCTAGTTGGTTTTCGATATTGAATTCATTGTTTATAATTGCTTTTGCACCTTTGTTTTCTAAGTGGTGGGAAAGCAAATACAATCCGTCTGCCAATATGAAGTATGGTATAGGAATGTTCTTATTAGCGATAGGGATGGCTTGTGTAGCTTTTGGAGCCAATGGAATTGAACCAGGAGCAAAAACAGCTTCAGTGAGTATAATTTGGTTGATTTTGGTGTATCTGTTCCATACTATGGGAGAATTATGTATTTCCCCTGTTGGTCTTTCGTATGTAAGTAAGCTTGTACCTGCCAGAATGATTGCTTTTATGTTTGGGGTTTGGTACTTAGCTGTTGCTATTGGAATGAAAGGAGCGGGTAAATTCGGAGAGAATATTGATAAGATTGCAGATACCGAAGGAATTAGCTATTTCTTTTGGATGTTGACTATTGTGTCTGTTGTTGTGGGAGCAATTTCTATTCTTTTTGAACCGATTATTAAAAAATTAATGCACGGAGTAAGATAA
- a CDS encoding S9 family peptidase: MKLKRLLFCVTLFIGVFSYAQQKVFTLEEIWRGAFRTEGLQSLYSMKNGKQYSVLEMDRSNRTTSIEIYDYATGKKAKTLLNSAAIKNLQAFQGYSFSSDEKQILLSSEVAQIFRHSRRGIYHVYNTETKALTKVSDKKIQEPTFSPNGEKIAYVFDNNIYVFDIASQKTVQLTNDGKKNEIINGVTDWVYEEEFAFVRAFDWSADSKKVAYIRFDEKEVPEFSMDVYGSQLYQRQEVFKYPKAGEKNAKVSLFIYNLEKQQSAPIKLGTYKDFYIPRIKWSANPDVLSVQVMNRHQNNLDLIFVNASDNTSRVVLNEKDEAYIDITDNLTFLDDNSFIWTSEKDGYNHIYHYNDKGGLINQVTAGNWEVTAYYGYDNKNKTIFYQSVENGSINRDIYSVKLNGKSKKRLSSKEGTNRADFSADFTYFINSFSSSTTPPEYSLIASSSGKVVRALKNNKRLTEELATYDFRPKEFSTLSVNGESLNMWMIKPRDFDPAKQYPLLMYQYSGPGSQSVANRWYGANDYWYMMLAQQGYIVVCVDGRGTGFKGAKFKKVTQNDLGNLEVQDQIAAAKQLGALDYIDANRIGIWGWSYGGFMSSNCLFKGADTFAMAIAVAPVTNWRFYDTIYTERYLTTPQENAAGYDKNSPVNYVDGLKGKYLLVHGTADDNVHVQNAMVLIEALVQANKDFEWAIYPDKNHGIYGGNTRLHLYNKMTNFIKKNL; the protein is encoded by the coding sequence ATGAAATTGAAACGATTACTATTTTGTGTGACTTTATTTATAGGAGTTTTTTCCTATGCACAACAAAAAGTTTTTACGTTAGAAGAGATATGGAGAGGTGCTTTTAGAACAGAAGGGTTGCAGTCATTGTATTCCATGAAGAACGGAAAACAATATTCTGTTCTAGAGATGGACAGATCAAATCGAACTACTTCTATAGAAATATATGATTATGCAACAGGGAAGAAAGCAAAGACATTATTGAACTCTGCAGCGATTAAAAATCTTCAAGCTTTTCAGGGATATTCTTTTAGTTCAGATGAGAAACAAATTCTGCTTTCGAGTGAAGTGGCTCAGATTTTTCGCCATTCCAGAAGAGGAATCTATCATGTGTACAATACGGAAACCAAAGCGCTGACAAAAGTAAGTGATAAAAAAATACAGGAGCCGACTTTCTCTCCAAATGGAGAAAAAATAGCATATGTCTTTGATAACAATATTTATGTTTTTGATATAGCTTCTCAAAAGACAGTACAATTAACAAACGACGGGAAAAAGAATGAAATTATAAATGGAGTGACAGATTGGGTATATGAAGAAGAGTTTGCTTTTGTACGCGCCTTTGATTGGAGTGCAGATAGTAAGAAAGTTGCTTACATTCGTTTTGATGAAAAAGAGGTGCCTGAGTTTTCTATGGATGTATACGGGAGTCAATTATATCAAAGGCAGGAAGTATTTAAGTACCCAAAAGCCGGAGAGAAAAATGCAAAGGTATCGCTGTTCATTTATAATTTAGAGAAACAGCAATCAGCCCCGATTAAATTAGGCACTTATAAAGACTTCTATATTCCAAGAATAAAATGGTCTGCAAATCCAGATGTTTTGAGTGTTCAGGTAATGAACAGACACCAAAACAATCTGGATTTAATTTTTGTAAATGCTTCTGATAACACATCTCGTGTAGTTTTGAATGAAAAAGATGAAGCCTATATCGATATAACTGATAATCTTACTTTCTTGGACGATAATAGCTTTATCTGGACCAGTGAAAAAGATGGATATAATCATATTTATCACTATAATGATAAAGGAGGATTGATTAATCAGGTTACTGCTGGGAACTGGGAGGTAACAGCCTATTACGGATACGATAATAAAAACAAAACGATATTCTATCAGAGTGTAGAGAACGGAAGTATCAATAGAGATATTTATTCAGTAAAATTAAACGGGAAATCTAAAAAACGCTTGAGTAGTAAAGAAGGAACAAATCGTGCAGATTTTAGTGCTGACTTCACCTATTTTATCAATTCTTTTTCGAGTAGTACGACGCCTCCTGAGTATAGCTTAATAGCCTCCTCTAGTGGAAAAGTCGTTCGAGCGCTAAAAAATAATAAAAGATTGACAGAAGAATTAGCTACATATGATTTTAGACCAAAAGAATTTTCTACGCTAAGTGTTAATGGAGAATCTCTTAATATGTGGATGATTAAGCCTAGAGATTTTGATCCGGCAAAACAATATCCATTATTAATGTATCAATACTCAGGACCAGGATCTCAATCAGTAGCTAATAGGTGGTATGGAGCCAATGACTATTGGTATATGATGTTAGCACAACAGGGATATATTGTGGTTTGCGTTGATGGAAGAGGAACAGGTTTTAAAGGAGCGAAATTTAAAAAAGTGACACAGAATGACCTGGGGAATTTAGAAGTGCAGGATCAGATTGCAGCAGCAAAGCAGTTGGGCGCATTGGATTATATAGATGCTAATAGAATAGGTATTTGGGGATGGAGTTATGGAGGGTTTATGTCTAGTAACTGTTTGTTCAAAGGAGCAGATACCTTCGCAATGGCAATTGCTGTTGCTCCGGTGACTAATTGGAGATTCTATGATACGATTTATACCGAAAGATATTTGACAACACCACAAGAGAATGCCGCAGGATATGATAAAAATTCACCAGTTAATTATGTAGATGGATTAAAAGGGAAATATCTATTGGTACATGGAACAGCAGATGATAATGTACATGTACAGAATGCAATGGTGTTGATCGAAGCCTTAGTGCAGGCGAATAAAGATTTCGAATGGGCAATTTACCCAGATAAGAATCACGGTATTTACGGAGGAAATACAAGACTACATTTATATAACAAAATGACTAATTTTATTAAAAAGAACCTATAA